TTCAGCTTTTTCAAACCTTTCTACAAAGTCTTGATGAAGGGCTGCCTGTGATTCCGGAACAGAAACCTCCTTGGAAACGTTTTTTAATATTTCAGAAACGGTCTTGTGATGATTGTCATTCCACTCTGTACGTTCTAATTCGTTGAGGATGATTTCTTTTGAAGAAGATTTTACATAATAATCTGCCAGCCCTAAAAATTTGCAATCGGCTCCATCAAGTCTGGCCCCTGTTAATCCTAAATACAATCCATAAGCGGGTGGCATTTTATTTAAAAACCAGGTTGCACCCACATCAGGATATAATCCAATTGTAATTTCAGGCATCGCGAGTTTACTTCTTTCCGTTACAATACGGTGGGATGCGCCGACCATAATTCCGATGCCGCCGCCCATTACAATTCCGTGCCCCCAAACGATGATAGGTTTTGGATAAGTATGTATCGTGTAATCTACCTGATATTCTTTTGAGAAGAAATCAAAGCAATCCTGTGGTACCTGAGTAGGGTCAATAGCTCTCTGGGCAACGATGGCATCATGCAATTGTCTTACATCACCT
This Chryseobacterium sp. G0162 DNA region includes the following protein-coding sequences:
- a CDS encoding enoyl-CoA hydratase/isomerase family protein, translated to MNLLLTEIKNKVGIITLNSEKTLNSLSLPMIEELKTVLEDWKNSDEIACLFIQGAGEKALCAGGDVRQLHDAIVAQRAIDPTQVPQDCFDFFSKEYQVDYTIHTYPKPIIVWGHGIVMGGGIGIMVGASHRIVTERSKLAMPEITIGLYPDVGATWFLNKMPPAYGLYLGLTGARLDGADCKFLGLADYYVKSSSKEIILNELERTEWNDNHHKTVSEILKNVSKEVSVPESQAALHQDFVERFEKAETLEQFREILINSPEKDEWINAGIKSFEAGSPSSAHIIFRQLKQGKDLSLEEVFQSELNLSCQCCIHPDFAEGVRALLIDKDQSPKWHPATLDEVTQEWINSYFEWIIGEWKVNKEVVIRS